In Propionicimonas paludicola, a single window of DNA contains:
- a CDS encoding putative RNA methyltransferase has product MPPTPGLRRALALLSCPNCAGSLELDDNSVRCPQGHLFDVARQGYLNLLGGPQPANADTPAMLAARDRVHSTGVFAPLRELLARICAGRRTILEVGSGTGAYLQSALGESPSAVGIAMDISTAAARSAAKLDSRIAAVVADVWQQFPIADASLDTVLAVFAPRNFAEFARVLKPSGQLVVVTPEPEHLIELRSTHQLLGLHPQKAASVAAHAKENFELVDRLRHRSTWNGDAALVADLIAMGPNAFHELPEAVEPSSLTVSVTVQVFGRSLAD; this is encoded by the coding sequence ATGCCACCCACCCCCGGCCTGCGCCGCGCCCTGGCGCTCCTGTCCTGCCCGAACTGCGCGGGCAGCTTGGAGCTCGACGACAACAGCGTCCGCTGCCCGCAGGGACACCTCTTCGATGTGGCGCGGCAGGGCTACCTGAACCTGCTCGGCGGACCGCAGCCGGCCAATGCCGACACCCCGGCCATGCTGGCGGCCCGCGACCGCGTCCACAGCACTGGGGTGTTCGCGCCGCTGCGCGAACTGCTGGCCCGAATCTGCGCGGGGCGTCGGACGATCCTCGAGGTCGGTTCGGGAACCGGCGCCTACCTGCAGTCCGCGCTCGGTGAGTCGCCGAGCGCGGTCGGGATCGCCATGGACATCTCGACGGCGGCCGCCCGATCGGCGGCCAAGCTCGACTCCCGGATCGCAGCCGTGGTGGCGGACGTCTGGCAGCAGTTCCCGATCGCCGACGCCAGTCTGGACACGGTGCTGGCCGTCTTCGCGCCGCGCAACTTCGCCGAGTTCGCCCGGGTGCTCAAGCCGTCCGGGCAGTTGGTGGTGGTCACCCCGGAGCCGGAGCACCTGATCGAACTGCGCTCCACCCACCAACTGCTGGGCCTGCATCCGCAGAAGGCCGCCTCGGTGGCCGCGCACGCCAAGGAGAACTTCGAGCTGGTGGATCGGCTGCGGCATCGCTCGACCTGGAACGGGGACGCTGCCCTGGTGGCCGACCTGATCGCCATGGGGCCCAATGCCTTCCATGAGCTTCCCGAAGCCGTCGAACCGAGCAGCCTGACCGTCTCGGTGACCGTCCAGGTCTTCGGACGCAGCCTCGCCGACTGA
- a CDS encoding ABC-F family ATP-binding cassette domain-containing protein, whose product MLVVKEVEVRAGAQLLLSATSFQIAPGDKVGLVGRNGAGKTTLTRILSGESLPAAGSVNRTGQIGYLPQDPRTGDLDQLAKDRILSARGLDHILRRLSSYSMAMATTEGDEQDKAMASYARAESELAAAGGYPAEAEAARIAANLGLPDRVLGQPLRTLSGGQRRRVELARILFSGADTLLLDEPTNHLDADSIVWLRSFLQGYHGGLLVISHDVGLLEATVNKVFHLDANRGELDQYAMDWKRYLLQRETDEKRRKRERANAERKAEALLAQADKMRAKATKAVAAQNMAKRAERLLSGLDEQRASDRVARIRLPKPAPCGKTPLTASELSKTYGSLEVFTAVDLAIDRGSKVVVLGLNGAGKTTLLRILGGIETPDTGEVVPGHGLRLGYYAQEHETLDVSRSVLENMMTASPELNETEMRKVLGSFLFTGDDVEKPARVLSGGEKTRLALAMLVVSAANVLLLDEPTNNLDPASRAEVLNALRDYDGAVVLVTHDEGAVHALEPDRVLVLPEGVEDLWNPDYAELVSLA is encoded by the coding sequence GTGTTGGTGGTGAAAGAGGTCGAGGTGCGGGCGGGAGCTCAGCTACTTCTCTCGGCAACCTCCTTCCAGATCGCCCCGGGCGACAAGGTCGGCCTGGTCGGACGAAACGGCGCCGGCAAGACCACTTTGACCCGGATCCTCTCCGGAGAGTCGCTCCCGGCAGCGGGCTCGGTGAACCGGACCGGTCAGATCGGCTACCTGCCGCAGGACCCCCGCACCGGCGACCTGGATCAGCTCGCCAAGGACCGCATCCTCAGCGCGCGCGGCCTCGACCACATTCTGCGTCGGCTGTCGTCCTACTCGATGGCCATGGCCACCACCGAAGGCGACGAGCAGGACAAGGCGATGGCCTCCTACGCCCGCGCCGAGAGTGAGCTGGCTGCGGCCGGCGGCTACCCGGCCGAGGCTGAGGCGGCCCGGATCGCGGCGAACCTCGGGTTGCCGGACCGGGTGCTCGGCCAGCCGCTGCGCACGCTGTCCGGTGGTCAGCGCCGTCGAGTCGAACTGGCCCGGATCCTGTTCTCCGGCGCCGACACGCTGCTTCTGGACGAGCCGACCAACCACTTGGACGCCGACTCGATCGTCTGGCTGCGCAGCTTCCTGCAGGGCTACCACGGTGGGCTGCTGGTGATCTCCCACGACGTGGGCCTGCTCGAGGCCACCGTGAACAAGGTCTTCCACCTGGACGCCAACCGCGGCGAGCTGGACCAGTACGCCATGGACTGGAAGCGCTACCTGCTGCAGCGGGAGACCGACGAGAAGCGGCGCAAGCGCGAGCGGGCCAACGCCGAGCGCAAGGCGGAGGCGCTGCTGGCCCAGGCCGACAAGATGCGCGCCAAGGCCACTAAGGCGGTCGCTGCCCAGAACATGGCCAAGCGCGCCGAGCGGCTGCTCTCCGGGCTGGACGAGCAGCGCGCCAGCGACCGAGTGGCCCGGATCCGGCTGCCGAAGCCGGCCCCGTGCGGCAAGACCCCGCTCACTGCCAGTGAACTCAGCAAGACCTACGGCTCGCTGGAGGTCTTCACCGCCGTCGACCTGGCCATCGATCGTGGCTCCAAGGTCGTGGTGCTGGGGCTGAACGGTGCCGGCAAGACCACGCTGTTGCGGATTCTGGGCGGCATCGAGACGCCCGATACCGGTGAAGTGGTTCCCGGTCATGGCCTGCGGCTGGGCTACTACGCCCAGGAGCACGAGACCTTGGACGTCTCGCGCAGCGTGCTGGAGAACATGATGACCGCCTCGCCGGAGCTCAACGAGACCGAGATGCGTAAGGTGCTCGGTTCGTTCCTGTTCACCGGCGACGATGTCGAGAAGCCGGCCCGGGTGCTGTCCGGTGGCGAGAAGACCCGGCTGGCGTTGGCCATGCTGGTGGTGTCGGCGGCCAACGTCCTGCTTCTGGACGAGCCGACCAACAACCTGGACCCGGCGTCCCGAGCCGAGGTGCTCAACGCCCTGCGGGACTACGACGGTGCTGTGGTGCTGGTCACCCACGACGAGGGTGCGGTGCACGCCCTCGAGCCAGACCGGGTGCTGGTGCTGCCCGAGGGCGTCGAAGACCTCTGGAACCCTGACTACGCCGAACTCGTCTCCCTGGCCTGA
- the ctlX gene encoding citrulline utilization hydrolase CtlX produces MNYRSLQAPSSVVMVRPHRFAVNPETGADNAFQATSVEQDEALAASALAEFDAAVTALTSAGVTVHVFEDFGERDTPDSVFPNNWFSTHHGGRVAIYPMFAVNRRRERRTDVIELLKAEYRVQEVIDYSGLEYDNLFLEGTGAMVFDNAERVAYVAASHRADPVILERFCTAFGYEPMVFPTADAAGRPIYHTNVLMSVATDYALICLDAIADVRRRDEVAQRLAESGRTVLQISFDQVNQFVGNAIELTGTDGRLLVLSARAEAALTPAQREVITASSRLLPLSIPTIELAGGSARCMIAGVHLSPR; encoded by the coding sequence GTGAACTACCGCAGTCTTCAGGCGCCCAGTTCGGTGGTGATGGTGCGTCCACACCGTTTCGCCGTGAACCCGGAAACCGGAGCCGACAACGCCTTTCAGGCAACGTCGGTCGAGCAGGACGAGGCGCTGGCCGCCTCGGCCCTGGCCGAGTTCGACGCGGCGGTGACCGCACTCACCAGCGCCGGCGTGACCGTCCATGTCTTCGAGGACTTCGGCGAGCGGGATACCCCGGACTCGGTGTTCCCGAACAACTGGTTCTCCACCCACCACGGCGGCCGGGTGGCCATCTACCCGATGTTCGCCGTGAACCGGCGCCGGGAGCGCCGCACCGACGTGATCGAGCTACTCAAGGCCGAGTATCGGGTGCAGGAGGTGATCGACTACTCCGGGCTCGAGTACGACAACCTGTTCCTGGAGGGCACCGGCGCCATGGTGTTCGACAACGCCGAGCGGGTCGCCTACGTGGCCGCCTCGCATCGGGCCGATCCGGTGATCCTGGAGCGGTTCTGTACGGCCTTCGGCTATGAGCCCATGGTCTTCCCCACCGCGGACGCGGCCGGTCGGCCGATCTACCACACCAACGTGCTGATGTCGGTGGCCACCGACTACGCCCTGATCTGCCTGGACGCCATCGCCGATGTCAGGCGCCGCGACGAGGTTGCGCAGCGCCTGGCCGAGAGCGGACGGACAGTACTGCAGATCAGCTTCGACCAAGTGAATCAGTTCGTGGGCAATGCCATCGAGCTCACCGGGACCGACGGACGACTGCTGGTGCTCTCGGCGCGAGCCGAGGCCGCCCTTACACCGGCTCAGCGTGAGGTGATCACGGCGTCCTCGCGGCTGCTGCCGCTGTCGATTCCGACAATCGAGCTGGCCGGCGGCTCAGCCCGCTGCATGATCGCCGGAGTCCACCTCTCCCCCCGCTGA
- a CDS encoding SPFH domain-containing protein codes for MSEETRFDDQASAGGEPAGVPVGHDGARVDVAERAAWSANGAVALLVVIGLLVLGVLAIIQAAILDDAGKGGAGFGFLGAALIVLGSLAASALTVVSPGDTRVLQFFGRYIGTLRKPGLQLTRPLVIGRKVSVKVRNFETNELKVNDADGNPVNIAAIIVWQVADTAKATFAVEKYDDFVRVQSESALRHVASSHPYDNAGPGEESLRGSTDLVAKELAQEVAERISIAGLEVVEARISSLAYAPEIAHAMLQRQQAAAVIAAREKIVEGAVSMVQGALRQLETDDIVTMDEERKAAMVSNLLVVLCSSSQATPVVNTGSLYT; via the coding sequence ATGTCTGAAGAGACTCGGTTTGACGATCAGGCCTCTGCGGGCGGCGAGCCGGCCGGGGTTCCGGTAGGGCATGACGGTGCGCGGGTGGACGTGGCCGAACGCGCGGCGTGGAGCGCCAATGGCGCTGTGGCCCTGCTGGTGGTCATTGGTCTGCTGGTGCTGGGAGTGCTGGCCATCATTCAGGCGGCCATCCTCGACGACGCCGGCAAGGGTGGTGCCGGCTTCGGCTTCCTCGGTGCCGCGCTGATCGTGTTGGGCAGCCTGGCGGCGTCCGCGCTGACCGTAGTCAGCCCCGGCGACACTCGGGTGCTGCAGTTCTTCGGCCGCTACATCGGCACGCTGCGCAAGCCCGGCCTGCAGCTGACCCGTCCGCTGGTGATCGGACGCAAGGTCTCGGTCAAGGTCCGCAACTTCGAGACCAATGAGCTCAAGGTCAACGACGCCGACGGCAACCCGGTGAACATCGCCGCCATCATCGTCTGGCAGGTGGCCGACACCGCCAAGGCCACCTTCGCCGTCGAGAAGTACGACGACTTCGTCCGGGTGCAGTCCGAGTCAGCGCTGCGGCACGTGGCCAGCAGCCACCCCTACGACAACGCCGGACCCGGCGAGGAGTCGCTGCGCGGCTCGACCGACCTGGTCGCCAAGGAACTGGCCCAGGAGGTCGCCGAGCGGATCTCGATCGCCGGCCTGGAGGTTGTCGAGGCCCGGATCTCCAGCCTCGCCTACGCTCCGGAGATCGCCCACGCCATGCTGCAGCGCCAGCAGGCGGCTGCGGTGATCGCGGCGCGGGAGAAGATCGTCGAGGGTGCGGTGAGCATGGTCCAGGGCGCTCTGCGGCAGCTGGAGACCGACGACATCGTCACCATGGACGAGGAGCGCAAGGCTGCCATGGTCTCGAACCTGCTGGTCGTGTTGTGCAGTTCCAGCCAAGCCACACCTGTGGTGAACACCGGGTCGCTCTACACCTGA
- a CDS encoding metal-sulfur cluster assembly factor translates to MTESVRPSDLVQDSFPDSVLSARPSEDDILEAMKDVVDPELMVNVVDLGLVYGVTIDDEANTTIDMTLTSPTCPLTDQLEYNTQLALDGLVNSVTINWVWLPPWSLEMITEDGREQLRSIGYNL, encoded by the coding sequence ATGACTGAGTCCGTCCGTCCGTCCGATCTGGTGCAGGACAGTTTTCCCGACTCCGTGCTGAGCGCGCGGCCCAGTGAGGACGACATCCTCGAGGCCATGAAGGACGTCGTCGACCCGGAGCTGATGGTGAACGTCGTTGACCTTGGCCTGGTCTACGGGGTGACCATCGACGATGAGGCAAACACCACCATCGACATGACCCTGACCTCACCGACCTGCCCGCTGACCGACCAGCTGGAGTACAACACTCAGCTGGCTCTGGACGGCCTGGTGAACTCGGTCACGATCAACTGGGTCTGGCTGCCGCCGTGGAGCCTGGAGATGATCACCGAGGATGGCCGCGAGCAGCTGCGTTCGATCGGCTACAACCTGTAA
- the sufU gene encoding Fe-S cluster assembly sulfur transfer protein SufU: MSNEVEAMYAEIILDHYKAKHHSGLRDPYQAQVTHVNPTCGDEILLRLALDGDRITDVSYEAVGCSISQASTSVMSDLVIGKSVAEAMSLQQEFTEMMHSRGEIEPDEDRLEDGIAFVGVAKFPARVKCALLGWSAFKDAAIQAAGGRQGQE, from the coding sequence ATGAGCAACGAGGTCGAGGCCATGTACGCCGAGATCATCCTCGATCACTACAAGGCCAAGCATCACAGTGGACTGCGCGACCCCTATCAGGCGCAGGTGACCCACGTGAACCCGACCTGCGGCGACGAGATTCTGCTCCGGCTGGCTCTGGACGGCGACCGGATCACCGACGTCTCCTACGAGGCGGTCGGCTGTTCAATCTCGCAGGCGTCCACTTCGGTGATGTCCGACCTGGTGATCGGCAAGTCGGTGGCCGAGGCCATGAGCCTCCAGCAGGAGTTCACCGAGATGATGCACTCCCGAGGTGAGATCGAACCCGATGAGGATCGGCTGGAAGACGGAATCGCCTTCGTCGGAGTGGCCAAGTTCCCGGCTCGGGTGAAGTGTGCGTTGTTGGGCTGGTCCGCATTCAAGGACGCGGCGATCCAGGCGGCCGGCGGCCGCCAAGGGCAGGAGTGA
- a CDS encoding cysteine desulfurase, protein MPESQLTTAVAEPLGNGYDVAALRADFPILSREVGGQPLVYLDSANTSQKPRSVIEAVSEHLAEHNANVSRAMHTLGAEATEAFEASRTKLAGFIGAARPEEVAFTKNASEALNLAAHTLGASLKPGDEIVISVLEHHSNIVPWQMLAQRTGAVLRWFDITDDGRLDLAKAEAENLINERTKIVSIAWVSNVLGTVNPIRQIADQAHRVGAVMVVDGAQGVPQRPTSVAELGADLMAFTGHKMLGPTGIGAIWGRYELLETLPPFLGGGEMIEVVRMTGSTYARPPHRFEAGTQPIAEAVGLSAAVDYLTSVGMDAIAAHEEHLTAYALARLGAEPGVRLLGPSDAHERGGAISFTLATDDGEQIHPHDVMQFLDARGIAVRGGHHCARPLHERLGITASTRASLYLYTTTTEIDALAEGLAYVRDFFGGKR, encoded by the coding sequence ATGCCTGAGTCGCAGCTGACCACAGCCGTTGCCGAGCCTCTCGGCAACGGCTACGACGTCGCTGCCCTGCGCGCCGACTTCCCGATCCTGTCCCGGGAGGTCGGCGGGCAGCCGCTGGTCTACCTGGACTCGGCGAACACGTCCCAGAAGCCGCGCTCGGTGATCGAGGCGGTCAGCGAGCATTTGGCCGAGCACAACGCCAACGTGTCCCGGGCCATGCACACCCTGGGTGCCGAGGCCACCGAGGCCTTCGAGGCGTCCCGGACGAAGCTGGCCGGCTTCATCGGCGCGGCTCGGCCCGAGGAGGTGGCCTTCACCAAGAACGCGTCCGAGGCGCTGAACCTGGCCGCGCACACGCTGGGCGCTTCGCTGAAGCCCGGCGACGAGATCGTCATCTCGGTGCTGGAGCACCACTCCAACATCGTCCCCTGGCAAATGCTCGCGCAGCGCACCGGGGCCGTGCTGCGCTGGTTCGATATCACCGACGACGGCCGGCTCGATCTGGCCAAGGCCGAGGCCGAGAACCTGATCAACGAGCGCACCAAGATCGTTTCGATCGCCTGGGTCTCCAACGTGCTGGGCACGGTGAACCCGATCCGGCAGATCGCCGATCAGGCCCATCGGGTCGGTGCGGTGATGGTGGTGGACGGCGCTCAGGGCGTCCCGCAGCGGCCGACCTCGGTCGCCGAGCTGGGAGCCGACCTGATGGCGTTCACCGGCCACAAGATGCTCGGCCCCACCGGGATCGGGGCGATCTGGGGACGCTACGAGCTGCTCGAGACCCTGCCGCCGTTCCTCGGCGGTGGCGAGATGATCGAGGTGGTCCGGATGACCGGGTCCACCTACGCCCGTCCGCCGCACCGCTTCGAGGCCGGCACGCAGCCGATCGCCGAGGCTGTCGGACTGTCGGCTGCTGTCGATTACCTCACTTCCGTCGGGATGGACGCCATCGCCGCCCACGAGGAGCATCTGACCGCCTATGCGCTGGCTCGGCTGGGTGCCGAGCCCGGCGTCCGGCTGCTCGGGCCCAGCGATGCCCATGAGCGGGGCGGAGCGATCTCGTTCACCCTGGCCACCGATGACGGTGAGCAGATCCATCCGCATGACGTGATGCAGTTCCTGGATGCGCGGGGGATCGCCGTGCGTGGCGGCCACCACTGTGCGCGTCCGCTGCACGAACGGCTGGGGATCACCGCGTCCACCCGGGCGTCGCTGTATCTGTACACGACCACCACCGAGATCGACGCCCTCGCCGAGGGGCTGGCCTACGTCCGCGACTTCTTCGGAGGAAAGCGATGA
- the sufC gene encoding Fe-S cluster assembly ATPase SufC, whose amino-acid sequence MSELVISNLHVEVETESGPKEILKGVNLTVATGEVHAIMGPNGSGKSTLAYSIAGHPKYTITSGSVTLDGVELTELSVDQRAKAGLFLAMQYPIEVPGVSVANFLRTAKTALSGEAPKVRTWVKDVNAALEKVGLDGTFAARSLNEGFSGGEKKRNEIAQLELLAPKFAILDETDSGLDIDALRIVSEGVNRFTEAGDRGVLLITHYTRILNYIKPDFVHVFVDGRIVEEGGAELADQLEISGYDKFVQAAKVDA is encoded by the coding sequence ATGTCAGAACTGGTCATCAGCAACCTCCACGTGGAGGTCGAGACCGAGAGCGGCCCCAAGGAGATCCTCAAGGGGGTCAACCTCACTGTCGCCACCGGTGAAGTGCACGCGATCATGGGTCCGAACGGCTCCGGCAAGTCCACCCTGGCCTACTCGATCGCCGGCCACCCGAAGTACACCATCACGTCCGGCTCGGTGACCCTGGACGGCGTGGAGCTCACCGAGCTCAGCGTCGATCAGCGGGCCAAGGCCGGGCTGTTCCTGGCCATGCAGTACCCGATCGAGGTGCCCGGCGTCTCGGTGGCCAACTTCCTGCGCACCGCCAAGACCGCGCTGTCGGGTGAGGCTCCGAAGGTGCGCACCTGGGTCAAGGACGTCAACGCCGCCCTGGAGAAGGTCGGCCTGGACGGCACCTTCGCCGCTCGTTCGCTGAACGAGGGCTTCTCCGGTGGCGAGAAGAAGCGCAACGAGATCGCCCAGCTCGAGCTGCTGGCGCCGAAGTTCGCGATCCTGGACGAGACCGACTCCGGCCTGGACATCGACGCGCTGCGGATCGTCAGCGAGGGCGTCAACCGGTTCACCGAGGCCGGCGATCGCGGCGTGCTGCTGATCACCCACTACACGCGGATCCTGAACTACATCAAGCCGGACTTCGTTCACGTCTTCGTGGACGGGCGGATCGTCGAAGAGGGCGGCGCCGAGCTGGCCGACCAGCTCGAGATCTCCGGATACGACAAGTTCGTTCAGGCCGCCAAGGTCGATGCCTGA
- a CDS encoding non-heme iron oxygenase ferredoxin subunit: MSFVRACALADVPVGKAISVELDRAWPYAVVNTSEGVFAIQDVCSHAEVPLSDGDVEGCTLECYMHGSRFDLRTGWPLELPATQPVAVYPVRVDGDQILIDPDNPIQTQEQ; the protein is encoded by the coding sequence GTGAGCTTCGTCCGCGCGTGTGCGCTGGCCGACGTGCCGGTTGGCAAGGCCATCTCGGTCGAGCTCGACCGGGCCTGGCCCTATGCGGTGGTGAACACCAGCGAAGGCGTGTTCGCCATCCAGGACGTGTGCTCGCACGCCGAGGTACCGCTCAGCGACGGTGACGTCGAGGGCTGCACCCTGGAGTGCTACATGCACGGCTCGCGTTTCGACCTTCGTACCGGCTGGCCGCTGGAGCTTCCGGCCACCCAGCCCGTCGCGGTCTACCCGGTGCGGGTGGACGGCGACCAGATCCTCATCGACCCCGATAATCCCATTCAGACTCAGGAGCAGTGA
- the sufD gene encoding Fe-S cluster assembly protein SufD — protein MTVTTAVPNVAEAVETVASHLHPVASFDLADHPVPNGREEVWRFTPLRRLHGLLDGLPSQAHLNWSANSPAGVTRSELDTAAAIALGVPAPVDRPSALAVAQAGGAVLFDVAPGVELDEPLVIELSGDDPTATVYGQVIFRIGANAGATIVLRHTGSVRYVSSVSLLVGDGANLNFVGLQDWAADTVHLGHIGMRIGRDARVRTVAASLGGDLVRLVETAEYDGPGGELEQFGLYFVDAGQHIEHRMFVDHNQPSTRSKVDYRGALQGQDAHSVWVGDVLIRKVAEGINTYESNKNLVLTDGCRADSVPNLEIETGQIEGAGHSSTTGRFDDEQLFYLRSRGIPEDEARRLVVHGFFVDIIRRVGVPEVEQRLLAAVEKELELVVGTPEAVTS, from the coding sequence ATGACTGTGACGACTGCTGTTCCCAACGTGGCCGAAGCCGTAGAGACGGTGGCCTCCCACCTGCATCCGGTGGCGTCCTTCGACCTGGCCGATCATCCGGTGCCGAACGGACGCGAGGAGGTGTGGCGGTTCACCCCGCTGCGCCGACTGCACGGCCTGCTGGACGGGCTGCCGAGCCAGGCGCACCTGAACTGGAGTGCCAACTCTCCGGCCGGAGTGACCCGCAGCGAGCTGGACACCGCGGCCGCCATCGCGCTCGGCGTCCCGGCGCCGGTGGACCGTCCGTCCGCTCTGGCCGTGGCCCAGGCCGGGGGGGCGGTGCTGTTCGACGTGGCGCCCGGCGTCGAGCTGGACGAGCCGCTGGTGATCGAGCTGAGCGGTGACGATCCGACAGCCACCGTCTATGGGCAGGTGATCTTCCGGATCGGCGCCAATGCCGGTGCCACCATCGTGCTGCGGCACACCGGCTCGGTGCGCTACGTGTCCAGCGTCTCGCTGCTGGTCGGCGACGGCGCCAACCTGAACTTCGTGGGCCTGCAGGACTGGGCCGCCGACACCGTCCACCTGGGTCACATCGGGATGCGGATCGGCCGGGACGCCCGAGTGCGCACCGTGGCCGCCAGCCTCGGTGGCGATCTGGTTCGCCTGGTCGAGACCGCCGAGTACGACGGCCCCGGCGGCGAGTTGGAGCAGTTCGGCCTGTACTTCGTCGACGCCGGCCAGCACATCGAGCACCGGATGTTCGTCGACCACAACCAGCCCAGCACCCGTAGCAAGGTGGATTACCGCGGCGCCCTGCAAGGCCAGGACGCCCACTCGGTCTGGGTCGGCGATGTGCTGATCCGCAAGGTGGCTGAGGGGATCAACACCTACGAGAGCAACAAGAACCTGGTGCTGACCGACGGCTGCCGTGCCGATTCGGTGCCGAACCTGGAGATCGAGACGGGCCAGATCGAAGGCGCCGGGCACTCCTCGACCACCGGACGCTTCGACGACGAGCAGCTGTTCTACCTGCGCTCCCGGGGCATCCCCGAGGACGAGGCGCGCCGCCTGGTCGTCCACGGCTTCTTCGTCGACATCATCCGCCGGGTCGGCGTTCCTGAGGTCGAGCAGCGGCTCCTGGCCGCCGTCGAGAAGGAACTAGAGCTGGTGGTCGGCACCCCGGAGGCGGTGACCTCGTGA
- the sufB gene encoding Fe-S cluster assembly protein SufB, protein MTSATPTAPGLGQTQDEHLSALGSYQYGWRDSDSAGSHAKRGLNEDVVRNISALKNEPEWMLNTRLKSLKLYERKPMPTWGADLSGIDFDNIKYFVRSTEKQAQSWDDLPDDIKRTYDRLGIPEAEKMRLVAGVAAQYESEVVYHKINEELERQGVIFLDTDTGLKEYPELFEEYFASVIPVGDNKFAALNSAVWSGGSFIYVPKGVHVSIPLQAYFRINTENMGQFERTLIIADEGSYVHYVEGCTAPIYSSDSLHSAVVEIIVKKNARVRYTTIQNWSTNVYNLVTKRATCEAGATMEWIDGNIGSKVTMKYPAVYLLGEHSRGETLSIAFAGEGQHQDAGSKMVHAAPYTSSSIISKSVARSGGRSSYRGLVQVQEGAHHSASSVKCDALLVDTISRSDTYPYVDVREDDVSMAHEATVSKVSDDQLFYLMSRGMGEDEAMAMIVRGFVEPIARELPMEYALELNRLIELQMEGAVG, encoded by the coding sequence ATGACCTCTGCAACTCCCACGGCCCCGGGACTCGGCCAAACCCAGGACGAGCATCTGTCGGCGCTGGGCAGCTACCAGTACGGCTGGCGTGACTCCGACTCGGCCGGCAGCCATGCCAAGCGCGGCCTGAACGAGGACGTGGTCCGCAACATCTCGGCGCTGAAGAACGAGCCGGAGTGGATGCTGAACACCCGGCTGAAGTCGCTGAAGCTCTACGAGCGCAAGCCGATGCCGACCTGGGGTGCCGACCTGTCCGGGATCGACTTCGACAACATCAAGTACTTCGTCCGCTCCACCGAGAAGCAGGCCCAGTCCTGGGACGACCTGCCCGACGACATCAAGCGCACCTACGACCGGCTCGGCATTCCCGAGGCCGAGAAGATGCGGCTGGTGGCCGGGGTGGCCGCCCAGTACGAGTCCGAGGTGGTCTACCACAAGATCAACGAGGAGCTGGAGCGTCAGGGCGTCATCTTCCTGGACACCGACACTGGCCTGAAGGAGTACCCCGAGCTGTTCGAGGAGTACTTCGCTTCGGTGATTCCGGTGGGCGACAACAAGTTCGCCGCGCTGAACTCTGCGGTCTGGTCGGGCGGCTCGTTCATCTACGTGCCCAAGGGCGTCCACGTCAGCATCCCGCTGCAGGCATACTTCCGGATCAACACCGAGAACATGGGCCAGTTCGAGCGGACCCTGATCATCGCCGACGAGGGCAGCTACGTCCATTACGTCGAAGGCTGCACGGCGCCGATCTACTCCTCGGACTCGCTGCACTCCGCGGTGGTCGAGATCATCGTGAAGAAGAACGCCCGGGTTCGGTACACGACCATCCAGAACTGGTCGACCAATGTGTACAACCTGGTCACCAAGCGGGCCACCTGTGAGGCCGGAGCCACCATGGAGTGGATCGACGGCAACATCGGCTCCAAGGTGACCATGAAGTACCCGGCCGTCTACCTGCTGGGCGAACACTCCCGCGGTGAGACGCTGTCGATCGCCTTCGCCGGCGAGGGCCAGCACCAGGACGCCGGCTCGAAGATGGTGCACGCGGCGCCGTACACGTCGAGCTCGATCATCTCCAAGTCGGTGGCCCGCTCGGGTGGACGCTCCTCCTACCGCGGCCTGGTTCAGGTCCAGGAGGGTGCGCACCACTCGGCGTCCTCGGTGAAGTGCGACGCGCTGCTGGTGGACACCATCTCCCGCTCCGACACCTATCCCTATGTGGACGTCCGCGAGGACGATGTCTCGATGGCCCACGAGGCCACCGTCTCCAAGGTGAGCGACGATCAGCTGTTCTACCTGATGAGCCGCGGAATGGGCGAGGACGAGGCGATGGCCATGATCGTGCGCGGCTTCGTCGAGCCGATCGCCCGCGAGCTGCCCATGGAGTACGCACTCGAGCTCAACCGGTTGATCGAACTCCAGATGGAAGGGGCCGTGGGCTGA